Proteins found in one Pseudomonas mosselii genomic segment:
- a CDS encoding acetyl-CoA hydrolase/transferase family protein has translation MYRDRIRLSSLHSKVMSAADAAGLIQDGMTVGMSGFTRAGEAKAVPHALAERAKQSPLKISLMTGASLGNDLDKQLTEAGVLARRMPFQVDSTLRKAINDGKVMFIDQHLSETVEQLRNKQLTLPDIAVIEAVAITEQGHIVPTTSVGNSASFAIFAKQVIVEINLSHHANLEGLHDIYIPTYRPTRTPIPLVKVDDRIGSTAIPIDPAKIVGIVISDQPDSPSTVLPPDHETQGIADHLIAFLKGEVDAGRMSNNLGPLQAGIGSIANAVMCGLIESPFDNLTMYSEVLQDSTFDLIDAGKLSFASGSSITLSSRRNADVFGNLERYKDKLVLRPQEISNHPEVVRRLGIIGINTALEFDIYGNVNSTHVCGTKMMNGIGGSGDFARNAHLAIFVTKSIAKGGAISSVVPMVSHVDHTEHDVDILVTEVGLADLRGLAPRERARVIIDNCVHPDYRAALNDYFERACQRGGHTPHILREALSWHENLEETGRMLVG, from the coding sequence ATGTACCGTGATCGTATCCGCTTGTCCTCCCTGCACAGCAAGGTTATGAGTGCGGCTGACGCCGCTGGCCTGATCCAGGACGGCATGACCGTCGGCATGAGCGGTTTCACCCGCGCCGGCGAAGCCAAGGCCGTGCCCCACGCACTGGCCGAGCGTGCAAAACAGTCGCCGCTGAAGATCAGCCTGATGACCGGCGCCAGCCTGGGCAACGACCTGGACAAGCAACTGACCGAGGCCGGCGTGCTGGCCCGGCGCATGCCGTTCCAGGTCGACAGCACCCTGCGCAAGGCCATCAACGACGGCAAGGTGATGTTCATCGACCAGCACCTGTCGGAAACCGTCGAGCAGCTGCGCAACAAACAGCTCACCCTGCCGGACATCGCGGTCATCGAAGCGGTGGCGATCACCGAGCAAGGCCATATCGTGCCGACCACCTCCGTCGGCAACTCGGCCAGCTTCGCGATCTTCGCCAAGCAGGTCATCGTCGAGATCAACCTGTCGCACCATGCCAACCTCGAAGGCCTGCACGACATCTACATCCCGACCTACCGCCCGACCCGCACGCCGATCCCGCTAGTGAAGGTCGACGACCGCATCGGCAGCACCGCGATCCCGATCGACCCGGCCAAGATCGTCGGCATCGTCATCAGTGATCAGCCGGACTCGCCGTCCACCGTGCTGCCGCCTGACCACGAGACCCAGGGCATTGCCGACCACCTGATCGCCTTCCTCAAGGGCGAGGTGGACGCCGGGCGCATGAGCAACAACCTCGGCCCACTGCAGGCCGGCATCGGCAGCATCGCCAACGCGGTGATGTGCGGCCTGATCGAGTCGCCGTTCGACAACCTGACCATGTACTCCGAAGTGCTGCAGGACTCGACCTTCGACCTGATTGACGCCGGCAAGCTGAGCTTTGCCTCGGGCAGCTCGATCACCCTGTCGAGCCGCCGCAACGCCGACGTGTTCGGTAACCTGGAGCGTTACAAGGACAAGCTGGTGCTGCGTCCGCAGGAAATCTCCAACCACCCGGAAGTGGTCCGTCGCCTGGGGATCATCGGCATCAACACGGCGCTGGAGTTCGACATCTACGGCAACGTCAACTCCACCCATGTCTGCGGCACCAAGATGATGAACGGCATCGGTGGCTCGGGCGACTTCGCCCGCAACGCGCACCTGGCGATCTTCGTCACCAAGTCGATCGCCAAGGGCGGCGCGATTTCCAGCGTGGTGCCGATGGTCAGCCACGTCGACCATACCGAGCATGACGTGGACATCCTGGTGACCGAGGTGGGCCTGGCCGACCTGCGCGGCCTGGCGCCGCGCGAGCGTGCCCGGGTGATCATCGACAACTGCGTGCACCCGGACTACCGCGCAGCGCTCAACGATTACTTCGAGCGCGCCTGCCAGCGTGGCGGGCATACCCCGCATATCCTGCGCGAAGCCTTGAGCTGGCATGAAAACCTGGAAGAGACCGGGCGCATGTTGGTCGGTTGA
- a CDS encoding putative bifunctional diguanylate cyclase/phosphodiesterase: protein MSTPVEPLRLLLLADESEWAVHLRECLQPMGGSVVLLTAPTWAAVDSLFANDRQAVVLATPELQPAPGRCELPTILLLEQEPASAPLGVSDWLVLAQLTTDTLRRSLRHVRERGVLVATLQRLAEQDPLTGIANRQGFQALLTARLAENEGRGLALGHLDLDNFRHVNDALGHQGGDRLILQVVARLKHQLEASDQLARLGSDEFALLIDTRRDPNRAEWMAERITEALTEPYWIDGESLLLGCSLGIAHARAQAGADPLMWHAHIAMRQAKSSQGCTFHVFNERINRNARSLADLESELRRALRRDELELHYQPRLNLADGRIVGLEALVRWNHPERGLLAPSEFVPLAEQSGLIVPLGYWVISRALSDMQALRERGLAPLHMAVNLSFRQFQDSQLLATLSRLIVEHGVDARWLEFELTETAVMRRNELVRQTMDALGRLGVRFSLDDFGTGFSSFVHLNSLPITLLKVDRSFVGGMEQREENAKLVHAMINLAHNLNLEVVAEGVESEEQLALLRAFGCDQVQGFLVSRPLPVEALIEYLLQVPSPGLVQTL from the coding sequence TTGTCCACGCCTGTCGAACCCCTGCGTTTGCTGCTGTTGGCTGATGAGTCGGAATGGGCCGTGCACCTGCGCGAATGCCTGCAGCCGATGGGTGGCAGTGTCGTGCTGCTGACCGCGCCGACCTGGGCGGCGGTGGACAGCCTGTTCGCCAACGACCGCCAGGCCGTGGTGCTGGCCACGCCCGAGCTGCAGCCGGCCCCGGGGCGTTGCGAGCTGCCGACCATCCTGCTGCTGGAGCAGGAGCCGGCCAGCGCGCCGCTGGGTGTCAGCGACTGGCTGGTGCTGGCGCAGCTGACCACTGATACCCTGCGTCGCTCCCTGCGCCATGTGCGTGAGCGCGGTGTACTGGTGGCCACCCTGCAGCGGCTGGCCGAACAGGATCCGCTGACCGGCATCGCCAACCGCCAGGGCTTCCAGGCCCTGCTGACCGCACGCCTGGCCGAGAACGAAGGTCGCGGCCTGGCCCTCGGCCACCTCGACCTGGACAACTTCCGTCACGTCAACGATGCCCTCGGCCACCAGGGGGGGGACCGCCTGATCCTGCAGGTGGTCGCCCGGCTGAAGCACCAACTGGAGGCGAGCGATCAACTGGCGCGCCTGGGCAGCGACGAGTTTGCCCTGCTGATCGACACCCGGCGCGACCCCAACCGCGCCGAGTGGATGGCCGAGCGCATTACCGAGGCGCTGACCGAGCCCTACTGGATCGACGGCGAGAGCCTGCTGCTCGGCTGCAGCCTGGGGATCGCCCATGCCCGCGCCCAGGCCGGCGCCGACCCGCTGATGTGGCACGCGCATATCGCCATGCGCCAGGCCAAGAGCAGCCAGGGCTGCACCTTCCATGTGTTCAACGAGCGCATCAACCGCAACGCCCGCAGCCTGGCCGACCTCGAAAGCGAGCTGCGCCGCGCCCTGCGCCGCGACGAGTTGGAGCTGCACTACCAGCCGCGGCTCAACCTCGCCGACGGCCGCATCGTCGGGCTCGAGGCGCTGGTGCGCTGGAACCATCCCGAGCGTGGCCTGCTGGCGCCCAGCGAGTTCGTGCCGTTGGCCGAGCAGAGCGGGTTGATCGTGCCGCTGGGCTACTGGGTGATCTCCCGGGCATTGAGCGACATGCAGGCCCTGCGCGAGCGCGGCCTGGCGCCGCTGCACATGGCGGTGAACCTGAGCTTCCGCCAGTTTCAGGACAGCCAGTTGCTGGCCACTCTGAGCCGGCTGATCGTCGAGCACGGCGTCGATGCCCGCTGGCTGGAGTTCGAACTGACCGAGACCGCCGTGATGCGGCGTAACGAGCTGGTGCGCCAGACCATGGACGCCCTGGGGCGCCTGGGGGTGCGTTTCTCGCTGGATGACTTCGGGACCGGCTTCTCGTCGTTCGTGCACCTGAACAGCCTGCCGATCACGCTGCTCAAGGTCGATCGTAGCTTCGTCGGTGGCATGGAGCAGCGCGAGGAGAATGCCAAGCTGGTGCACGCGATGATCAACCTGGCGCACAACCTGAACCTGGAGGTGGTGGCCGAAGGGGTGGAGAGCGAGGAGCAGCTGGCGCTGCTGCGGGCATTCGGTTGCGACCAGGTGCAGGGCTTCCTGGTAAGCCGGCCGTTGCCGGTGGAGGCGTTGATCGAGTACCTGTTGCAGGTGCCGAGCCCGGGTCTGGTGCAGACCTTATAG